From Danio rerio strain Tuebingen ecotype United States chromosome 7, GRCz12tu, whole genome shotgun sequence, the proteins below share one genomic window:
- the ddx28 gene encoding probable ATP-dependent RNA helicase DDX28 (The RefSeq protein has 7 substitutions compared to this genomic sequence), with amino-acid sequence MQSVKMGRTVSLVSKLSRAALGSSSSGQLASVSTGLRAMTTANLNSQPVVIRIPRRVQERIESLKQMQGKKFDKLPTVKPGRLLIKSKNPQLNQSVGYTLGKFEQPVLTSKGWKSNRALGDYFSINSIQSAPPFVPKHKDEGDDGASASKKTFHCFNLCPELVETLQRQNIIHPTTVQLQTIPKILKGRNILCAAETGSGKTLTYLLPIIHRLQEDLLAGSERSIRAVVIVPSRELAEQVNSVARSVSERFGLVVKVVGGGRGVGTIKAAFARGQPDILVSTPGALLKALWKRFISLSELYFLVIDEADTMFDDSFAGMLEKILSHTQVASRLSETIGLARKAQLVVVGATFPGGVGDVLSKATDLASISTVKSRMLHHLMPHIKQTFLRVKGADKILELHQALKRAEQEQKGVLVFCNSASTVNWLGYSLEEMGVGHMRLQGEMPAAMREGVFRDFQRGKTNVLVCTDIASRGLDTQRVGLIVNYDFPESQTDYIHRAGRVGRAGGSEGGEVLSFVTQPWDVELVQKIETAARRRTSLPGMETDIQKPSQTTDAKEV; translated from the coding sequence ATGCAGTCGGTAAAGATGGGACGAATTGTCTCTCTCGTGTCCAAACTCTCGCGGGCGGCACTCGGCTCAAGTAGCTCGGGACAGCTCGCGTCCGTCAGCACGGGTTTACGAGCAATGACAACCGCTAACGTGAACTCCCAGCCGGTGGTGATCCGCATCCCGAGACGCGTGCAGGAGCGCATAGAGAGCCTCAAACAGATGCAGGGCAAGAAGTTTGACAAGCTGCCAACCGTCAAGCCTGGGAGATTATTGATCAAGAGCAAGAACCCGCAACTAAACCAGTCTGTGGGCTATACTCTTGGGAAATTTGAACAACCTGTTCTGACATCAAAGGGTTGGAAGAGTAACAGAGCGTTAGGGGATTACTTTTCCATAAACAGCATCCAGAGTGCTCCGCCGTTCGTGCCCAAGCATAAGGATGAGGGTGATGACGGAGCTTCCGCGTCCAAAAAGACGTTTCACTGCTTCAACCTATGTCCAGAGCTGGTGGAAACTTTACAGAGACAGAATATAATTCACCCCACCACAGTGCAGTTGCAAACCATTCCTAAAATACTAAAAGGACGGAATATTCTCTGTGCAGCTGAGACGGGGAGCGGGAAAACTCTGACCTACCTCCTTCCCATCATCCACCGGCTCCAGGAGGATCTGCTCGCAGGCTCTGAGAGAAGCATTCGTGCTGTGGTCATCGTCCCGTCAAGGGAACTAGCAGAACAAGTGAATTCAGTAGCATGCTCAATCAGTGAACGCTTTGGGCTGGTGGTTAAAGTTGTAGGAGGTGGGAGAGGTGTGGGAACCATCAAAGCAGCGTTCGCTCGTGGTCAGCCAGATATTTTGGTGTCCACCCCAGGAGCCCTGCTGAAGGCCCTCTGGAAGCGCTTCATCAGCTTGAGTGAACTAAACTTCCTGGTCATCGATGAAGCCGACACCATGTTTGACGACAGTTTCGCAGGTATGCTTGAGAAGATACTTTCACACACTCAGGTGGCGTCCAGGCTGTCTGAAACAATCGGGCTTGCTCGTAAAGCTCAGCTGGTTGTTGTGGGGGCCACATTTCCAGGTGGCGTTGGGGATGTCCTGAGTAAAGTGACCGACCTGGCTAGCATCTCCACTGTTAAAAGCAGGATGCTCCATCACCTCATGCCACACATAAAGCAGACATTTCTAAGGGTCAAAGGCGCAGATAAGATTCTAGAGCTTCATCAGGCTTTAAAAAGGGCCGAGCAGGAACAGAAAGGGGTTTTGGTGTTTTGCAACTCTGCTTCCACTGTGAACTGGCTGGGCTACTCGCTGGAGGAGATGGGTGTTGGTCATAAGAGGCTCCAGGGGGAGATGCCGGCTGCTATGAGAGAGGGAGTTTTCAGAGACTTTCAGCGAGGAAAAACGAATGTGCTAGTTTGCACCGATATAGCTTCCCGAGGTTTGGACACACAGCGGGTTGGACTTATTGTCAATTATGACTTTCCAGAGAGCCAGACCGATTATATCCACCGGGCAGGACGTGTGGGGAGAGCAGGGGGCTCAGAGGGAGGGGAAGTGCTGAGTTTCGTCACTCAGCCGTGGGATGTGGAGCTTGTGCAGAAAATAGAGACGGCAGCCAGGAGGAGGACTTCCTTACCAGGCATGGAGACTGACATTCAAAAACCCAGCCAAACAACAGATGCTAAAGAAGTTTAA